CTTCGCATTGCCACCACAACCTCTTGTAACGTCACCGGGATACTTTTTCAGCACCGCCAACAATGGTGCCACCGGCCTTTCCTTTGGAGCACCGCTGCAACCTCTTAAAGCATTGCCGGTATACTTTTGTCGCATCGCTGGTCGTGCCTCGTAGCATTGTCCGTCACGTGGTGTAGCACATTTTGAAGCATCATGCGGTCAATTCTTGAAATAAAAGATTTAGAATACATGCCGCAAATAATATGTAGATTTGCATCAAAAAGAGGATAAATCTGCTACAAAAACTTCTTAGGATTTGCACCTCACGAAAGCAAATTTGCGTTCATAAGAGTAAGAATGAGAAAATTGCTAtaaatattttttgtggatttgCATCAAAAGAGGGAAAATCTGCTACAAAAATCTTCTAATTATTTGCACACAGGGAAAGAAAATTGCATCATTCTAATATGATTTGTGCTACAATAGCATTGTGGATTTgcatcaaaaaataaaaataattgctACAAAAGTTTCCATCATCGATTACTACCTTGTTTGGATTAACATCTCATAAagctttaaatttaaaattttgaAACTTCGTAATCTTAGAAATCTGAAATTTCGAAAAACAGATTTCTAAAAGTTTCAAAGTTATCAAAAATTTGAAAACtcgtaataattgtttgaattttaTGAAGTGACAAAAAAATAAAAGTTTGTCCTCTCGTTGAGTTTCTAGAAGAGGAAAACCCACCTTGTGAGAAAGTGACCGGTAGTTCCTTTACCTCTGGGTGAACGTCAAATAATGTTCCTAATAAACTACTCATATTGGTTGGTGAATTAAGTGTCTTAGCACATGATTAAATGAAGTTGATGCAATAATATGTTTTCCTATTAATACTTGTTATTCCGAACACGTACAGCAACTTTTAAATAAAACCAAACGGACAAACCGATATAAAGTGACGAGGAAACTTTTACAAAGAAGATCAAAGATAAAACAACAAAAAACATTGAAACCGGGTCTtgctgagggcatctccagcggcgcgacgcatttcggacgtccaaattgtccgcgggcgtccgtttgcgtcgcctgccggacggggaaatggtcgtgtgtccgtttgcgtctggggttggctccagcggcgcgacgcattttgggCGCAGGCCAGAATTTAAAAAACATGAAATTGCGTCGACTTTGCACGAAATTACAGCCGCAAATTGAGGGCTGAaacaagttcatcacactttgcagctcgtacggcgcaaagtggagcaaaagggacacaacaaggcctgaacagcaataaaaaagtccaaaaggaggccaaggtgctgggcgcatggcgccggcgatcaggcgtctcgcacgcggatttcggcgcgcctcttcatgaaccatgccctggtgtcgtcgtcgacgccgctcaagtcggcaagcatgatccttgtgtcttctgcacgcaatttggcctcggcgtctgcctttttggcctcgatgtccagcctttggacatcgaggacctccttggcgaggttctggtagatggcagctgcggcctctttttccagacgcctcttctcgtccctagcagccatggcggcacggttgtcggtcattatcttctccatgctctgcgtgaaagcaatggcctgcgcctcccggatgagatcggccttggtagccttgtggcctcgtggacgaggtggaaggactggacgaccttgatcgtcgtcttcgccgtcgAGGTTGATCGCTGTCCCATTCCTCACAGCTTCGTTGTAGGCCGCAAAGCTTATCATCCACTTGCTGTTGTCTTTGAGCAGCTCCCAacaatggaccatatggaagcccttCTTGTGCGTCGCCCTGAACTTCTGCAAGGCGCGGGATGCCTGCAATCATAGCCGCCAATGATGTACAATGACGCAAATTGACGCAATGACGCAAATTGTGtagaatgatgatggttgtaTCGTGTTTACCACTGTCATGACGCCAGTGCCGCTTACGGGGTTGTTAATAGCATGTTCGACCGTCGAGCAGAACTTGGcagtctcttgtttgatgtagttccatcttttccgGAGGGACTCCTCCATCCGAGGGCCTGTGATATGGTAGGGCGGGTGCATCCTGGTCTCGTTGTACTGCTGCAAGACCTTGGCCCAatagaccttgcccttttgctGGGCGCCATTGATACAATCTTGGGTCGTTGCCAGCCACGCTTCACACAAACACTTGTCCTCCTCGTCGACGAAGCCTTGTGTCCTGCggctctcccccttcttcttgGTGGCGGGCTGTGTTGGCGGGTCGTCGAAGTTGTCCACGcacacgggtgttggctgcgtctgctgggtgccgaacagccgtgcggtctcgatgtcctccgcatcttgcgtCTGCTGGGTGCCAAACAGCCGTGCGGTCTCGATGTCCTCCGCATCATGCGCGCCTGTCTAGGCCCGATCATCGCGAACGAAGCCGTCGCCGTAGATAATTTCCTGGATGTCTGAATCATGGCGGTCCTTCCAATAGTCCTACGAACGACCGGACATCAGACGCATGATACAGGGCACTCACACACATTGACagagctcacgtaccgggtcatccatcgtcggggcaggcggcgccatttcgtcgaacaggatgcggggccgcggcatgctctcctccggcacctggcgcgtcttctgtgtcgcgcccgggcaggagtcaccgcttctaggcgtccggctgaggtcgggaaccgccgccccggtcaacttcaccagcggcaggccggaggcgaaccgcgacgccgcgtggccctgcaagggagcgggagttccagggcgcagctgggaacttaccgagctgaccgaagaggccggaggagcgacgccggcgatcccctctctcttgacgatcatgtagccctccgctaaggtcggatggagggctacttgcgcgacgccggctttgatctgcatctgccaggcctgctggttggcggccgcggcagtcttgatcttctggttcttgcgcCGCCCGCGACGCTTGGCGGCCTCCAGGACTTTCTCCTCCgcggagagcaccttctttgccgccttcggctttgcctcccggccgccgccgtcggcggcccgctttgcttccgccggagctgtagtgtccattgtggctatggccgtggctacgggggagtgtggggcggcggcgggtgcgagggtttgctccgcatccatggcggtagctgcggcggcgaggacgtccatcgcttctggcctgctcgcgccggtctagtttCCAATTTGGCGCGGGGGAATGGTcagtggcgggaataatatcgccctccagccactgacgcgcgggtcctacatctttttcggcggacactcggagcgaccgccgagcgtccgcggagacgcaaacctggcgcatatttaggccaggtttgcgtctccgcggacggcccggtcactttgcgtcgccccgctggaacatgCTCCAGAcgtatttccggtcacggcgaacgacgaccgtttgcgtcgcgccgctggagatgccctgatcTTGAGCAGGCGCAGATCACGGATTACTACCTTGTTCGGATTAAGATTTCCAGCCCTTGCGCAGGGCCAATCGATGTAAATAACACGCACACTAGTTAAATAGAAATCCTCGTTTAACGGTGCAGTTCTATACTGAAGGAAATCGACAAGGGACAATCTCGGAACAGGGTAAACACATTCAGACGGAACAAATAACTAGGCAGATCTTTACATTTCACGCGCACAGGCTCGCTCCTTAACAGTCCTACCTGTAAATTATGCTAATTATTCACCAAGATCGATCGATCCACGTTGTAGTGCTAGCTAGGTAGTGGAAGATAGATAGATGCGGCGAGCTAAGCTAGCTAACTAATGTAGAGGGGATCAGTGGCAGCCAGTGAAGTACTGCAGTCCGTACGTAGCTTCTTCTCGCTTGAATCAGCAGAATGTGACGGCGAGGCTAACGCCGAACAGCGCGGCGTAGGACACAGCGACGAGGACGTAGTCGAGGACGAGGTTGACGGCGCAGTTTGTTATGGGCTGCTACTATTCCTTGTATTATCTCACAGGATACAGAGTACAGGATACAACCTCAGTTCAGGAAAGGAAGGGAAGGGAATTGAGAGGAAGTTTGGGAGAGATAGAGAAGGGGATTAATATATGTTAGAGACCGACCTTGGACCGTCCCCTCCTCCCGCACAGTAGAGTGAGGCGATTTTTCGAGCCCTTCCCAGATCCACCTCGCTTCCGTCGAATCGACGGGTCCCCCTTCCTCcgccggccgctccggcggcgggaggttgGGGGAGCCTCGAATCCCGGTTGTATATAGTGTAGGAGCTGTGGAGTCTTCCGTCGGCGGCGCTTTGaggtgggcggcgcggccggtgGTATGTATGCAGGTGGTGCTGGCCCTCTTCGGCGGTGGAGCTCGGTGGAGTTCTGCGGCGTGGCGCCTCCTTCCCCGCGCTCACGGTTCCCTGTGGCCGTCGGATGCGCCTACTCCCCTTCCGGATCTTGGTGCGGCGGATCCGGTCGACGACCTTGAAGCCGCTGGTGGTGAAGCACGCGGGTGGAGCCGACGGAGGAGGGTGGAGGCTCCCAGGAGTTCGAGGCCCGAAGACTTCCCGTCTGCAGGGGGACATCTCTTGTTCCAAGGCTTGTGGAGAGATGCAGCAGCGGCGCGCCGTCGGCACGTCTTCTTCCGCTCCGGCGTCATCGAGTTGCTTAGGGACCGGGTTGTATTTTTGTTCTttgttggggtcctttttgtaactgTCGTGCTTTAATATCATCAGCAGtttcctcgcaaaaaaaaaaaaaaaaaaaaaagatagagaAGGGGATTCGGGATCCAGATTACAGTTTGGTCAAACGACATTTTGCCCCTCTGCATTGCAGCTACTTAACTGTCCTGCCTTGCGTGCCTTGCTGGCAACCTGATTGCGTCGACCGCCTTCCATGCCTTTCTCTGATTGGTCCTCAGCGTGTCCACTCAGGCCCACCAATCCTTGCTGGCCTCCTCCCTGCCCTTCGTAATTTCCGACGCTGCTTGCCTGAAGCTGCAAATGCAACGTCATTAGATAGGTCCGTGACAATACCCTCTCCTTGTGAACCAGCTTGTCCCCAAGCTGGAAATTCAGGGAACCGTGTCTGGAGTTCGTCTCGATCCTCCCAAGTTGCTAGAGAATCAGAAAGGCCGTGCCACCTGATCAGCACTTGACATTTTTTTCCTTCGCCTGATGTCCTCCAACGAGTGCCAAGGATCATGCTGGGTTTGATCACAGCCGACTCAACTGGAGGTAATTCAGGACTCACTTCAGTTGTCACCCCCACCGCCTTTTTAAGTTGAGAAACGTGTATGACTGGGTGGATTTGACTCGCCAACGGCAACTCCAGTTTGTAAGCCACTTTTCCAACTTTTTGCAGCACCTTGAATGGTCCATAATAACGGAAGGCAAGTTTCCTTTTACCTTGGTCAGCAACCGACTTTTGCACATAAGGTTGTAACTTGAGATATACCCAGTCTTGCTCCTCAAAATGTCTCTCAGTTCTTCTCTTATCCGCCTGATTCTTCATCCGCTGCTGCTGGCGTGTGAGGTGCTGCTGGAGTAGTTGAGTAACCGCATCTCTGTCACGAAGCCACTGTTGCAGGTCCGGCACCACACATGATTCCACGATATCAACTCCAAAGTGACGAGGTGGATGACCATATAGGGCTTCAAACGGAGATTTACCAAGAGCAGAATGTAGGGTCGCATTATACCAGAATTCGGCTAAGGGCATCCACTGTAACCACTGCTTTTGACAAGAACTCACAAAGCATCGCAAAAATCCTTCAAGGCATTGATTAACTCGTTCCGTTTGGCCGTCAGTCTCCGGGTGCCTTGCAGAACTCATCCGCAACTCAGTTTGAGTCAATCTGAACAGCTCTTGCCATAAGGTACTCGTGAAGATTGGGTCCCTGTCAGAGACTATAGCTTCAGGTAAACCATGCAAGCGGTAGATTTCCTTCACATACGCCATGGCGACAGAGAACGCCGTGAATGGATGCTTTAGTGGAATAAAATGTGCATATCGTGAGAACTTGTCCACAACGACCATGATGCAGTCGTATCCCGAAGACTTGGGTAGCCCATTAATGAAATCCATGGTCACAACTTTCCATAGCCCATTAGGAATCTTTAAAGGTTCCAACAGCCCAGGATATGCCACTCTTTCATTCTTGGCCTGTTGGCAGACACTGCAGCTTGCCACAAATTCTTTGATGCAGTTCTTCATGCCTGGCCACGCAAACAAGTGCTTAATACGATGGTATGTAGCATGAAAACCTGAATGTCCACCAATCGGTCCTGAATGAAGTGTCTGTAAGATATCCTGCTGCAAGTGCTTATTTCTGCCAATCCATATACGCTTCTTGTAATGAATAATGCCCTTCATCAATGAGTAATTTCCCTGTGGCGACACCACTGACAACTGTGCCAAACGAGTTGTGGCTGCAGGGTCTTGCAAGTACCCTTGCACAATTCGCTCCATCCATATAGGGGTACACTGTGATACAGCCAGCAGTTCCTCTGTCCCTTCGTGTATCTGTCTAGACAAGGCATCAGCTACTCGATTCTCGACCCCTTTTTTGTACACAATTTTGTATGTAAGCCCCAACAACTTTGTAAGTGCCTTGTGCTGCCAGGGAGTTGTGAGCCGTTTATCATCTAAATGTGCAAGACTACGTTGATCCGTGCGGATGATGAATTCACTGTGTTGCAAGTAAGACCTCCACTTGTCTATCGCCAACAGAATCGCGAGACACTATTTCTCGTAAGTTGAAAGCCCCAAGTGTCTCGGACCCAAGGCCTtgctgatgaatgccaaagggtgatTATTCTGTAACAATACTGCCCCAACGCCACGGCTGCAAGCATCAGTTTCCACAACAAAGGTCTGGGAGAAATCAGGAAGGGCCAAAACAGGTGTTGTTACCAAAGCTTGCTTCAAAGCTTGAAAGGCAGACTCTCTGTCAGAGTTCCAAACATAAGGTGCTCCTTTCTTCAACAATTCTGTGAGTGTGCGGCTAATCACTCCATAGCCTCTAATGAACTTGCGATAATAACCTGTCATGCCCAAAAAGCGTCTCAGCTCCTTCACATTCTGAGGTTGTTGCCACTTAACAATTGGTTCAATTTTCTTTGGATCAGTGGATACCCCCGAAGAACTAATGAGGTGACCCAAATAGACTATTTCTTGCCTGGCAAAAGTACATTTTGATTTCTTCACTTTCAGATCATGCTTCAATAAGACAGAAAACACTTGCTCCAAGTGTTCTACATGTTCTTCAAGAGTGCGGCTGTAAATGAGTATGTCGTCCACAAAGACCAAAACATACCGCCTTAACATTGGTGCTAGAATGTCATTCATAACCCCTTGAAAGGTTGCAGGGCCTCCAGTGACACCATACGGCATGACTTTGTATTCAAAATGCCCGTGATGGGTCTGGAATGCTGTTTTGTACTCCTCCCCAGGCGCCATACGAATCTGATGATAACCTGACCGAAAGTCCAAGCTTGTAAACCACTGAGCACCAGCCAACTCATCCAGCAATTCGTCGATGACCGGCAATGGATATTTATTTTTGACTGTCATAGCGTTGAGATGCCGAAAATCAACACAGAGCCTCCATGTCAAGTCCTTTTTACCCACCAATAGAACAGGAGATGCAAATGGACTGGAACTTGCTTGGATCACACCTTGCGCCAACATTTCTTTTACTTGTCTCTCAATTTCGTTCTTTTGCATTGGACTGTATCTATAAGGTCTCAAGTTAACCGGGCTAGCTCCTGGCAAAAGGGGAATGGTGTGATCATAGGTTCTGTGGGGTGGCAAACCTTGAGGCTCATCGAAAACTGATTGGTAAGTGTCCAACACCATTGCTACAATGTGAGGAACAGTGGTTTGAGTAGCATGATCCGTTGTAAAGTATAACTGAATCAAATAGTGGATAGAGTTTTGCTCCTGCAAAGACAGAAGCTCGGCTTCCGAGATGATGTCACACTGTTCCGTGTTTGCTGTGATTCCTTGCAGATGGCACATTTTTCCTTCGTGTTCGAACTGGAACCATTTTTGCGCCCAGTGGGTAGTCATTAAGCCCATCTATTCCAGCCACTCCATTCCCAAGATGACATCGTAGCATTGAAGAGGCAAGACTTTCAGAGAAGTGGTGAAAGAATTCCCTTGACAACTCCATTTACAGTCAGGCAGCGCTGAATCTCCACTGAGAATACCCCCACCAGCTACTTTTACTTTGATTGGTTGATGTAACTTTTGAACACCCACCAGTTGTCCTGCCAGATTGGCGCTGATGAAATTGCTGGAAGAACCAGAGTCAATCAGAATAAGGACATCTCTTCCTTGTATCTGTCCCATCAACCTCATAGATTGCGCGGTCTCTGACCCATTAAGAGCTTGCTTGCTAATGGACATGAGCACTTCATGGGTATCTGCTAGTGCATCTTCGAAAACTTCAGCATCAACAGCAGGTGAGTCCCCTTCAGAGTCAGATGTTTGCAACATTGCCATAAGTTCCTCCACAACATGCAATTGCACAGTATTACTGCATTTGTGTGTTGGCCCCCACTTCTCACCACAAGTGAAACACTCCCCTCGAGCCTTGCGGTAAGCTTTGAGTGCTGAGACCTTACTGTTAGTGCTAGCTGAACGATCATTCTGTCCCGCTGACACTGGTCTGGTGTAATTCTGAGCTGGAAACTGATGTCTTGGAGGAAAGCGATTCACCGCAGGCCGGTTTACTTGTTTTGGCATCTCCTCTTCAATTTCCTCCTACAAGAGTGCAAGAGAAACAGCAGTATCGAGCTCTTCCGGTCTCTGAATCATGACAACTGATTTAATACTGGTGGCTAACCCTTCTATGAATCTAGTGGTGAAAAAGGTAggatctagatcttgtttataagCCAGCATATGGTGCATAAGAGTGTTAAATTGCCCTACATAGTCACTAACAGATTTAGTTTGCCTAAGTTTAAACAGTTGGCGATACAATAACTGGTACTGCCCTTTGTCGAAATGTTTGCTAAGCAACTCGCACAAACTATCCCAAGTGAAAGCAGGCAAACGATCCTCTACACTCTGTAACCACAACGCTGCATTTCCCTGGAAATGCATCGTAGCATACTCAACACGATCACCAGGCTCAACAT
This Lolium perenne isolate Kyuss_39 chromosome 1, Kyuss_2.0, whole genome shotgun sequence DNA region includes the following protein-coding sequences:
- the LOC139833424 gene encoding uncharacterized protein produces the protein MDDPTQPTPVCVDNFDDPPTQPATKKKGESRRTQGFVDEEDKCLCEAWLATTQDCINGAQQKGKVYWAKVLQQYNETRMHPPYHITGPRMEESLRKRWNYIKQETAKFCSTVEHAINNPVSGTGVMTVASRALQKFRATHKKGFHMVHCWELLKDNSKWMISFAAYNEAVRNGTAINLDGEDDDQDF